aaatgcaagcaatgtgagattatctgtatgttttgttttgtatttacactcgctttgttctttcttcttgACTTTTCGTTGATTTTCTTTTGTATtctatacttattattttcgagtttaaataatatgggtgatgaaatcaaaagtaatgcaattcgcgatcttttgttttgactccgagtcggaaagtgacgatgattttgatacacacctgggaccaaatattgattttatgaacgatctaaacgaaaatgtgCGAGATCCTGTATTTTATTCAGACCATTgcgctttaaaaattaccacactaaggcgaactacctgaactaacaagctatgtagcaaaaaactttttttgtattttttacataaaattcaatattatgtaataatttttattttgaaaataaactttatatttgtatacatttaaaaaaagtatgtatctctatctttaaaaagatatataatatgagtttataacataacataattactgtaataacacagaatttttttaaaagcgttataaaacccccagggagccacgccgaaacatgtattaagggcccaaGGTACAAAATGTTAATAGTTTGGAGATAATTCTGAGACTTATGAAAAGTTATGCTTTAGTGATAATTGTATAAGACATACACTCATAATTTATGAgtggtttaaatgttttaaagaatgttGTGAAAGTATTGAAAGTGACGAGTGGTTTGGAAGATCCACAATGAGGTGaagtaaagtaaacatttaaagagTTTGGAAATTATTAGCAGAAGACAACTGGTTAACTGTAGAAGAAATTAGTGAGGATTTAGGAATAAGTATTGGTTCAGTTCACTCAATTTTGACCAATGATTTGGGTTTGAAATATGATTCTGCTAAGGTTTACTGAAATGCTATCACCTTAGCAAAAGAAGCTTGCATCAagatgcttaatatataatcaaacactccaataaatgaaagatttttatttttatttataatctggAAGAGATATGTAGATGATATATTTGCTGTTtttgacaagaaacaaaatcttcaagattttattatttcgctTAACTCATTTTACCCTCgataaaatttacttgtgaaatagaacataacaatcaactcccatttctagatttattaattacaaaaaatacaactggccattttgaatttgatatatatagaaaaatcaacacaaaacgacagatttatcccatttgattcatttcatcccccttcacaaaaaaagagcagcttttcacagtttaatccacaggctcttacatacccctctatcaattgaaaattataaaaaggaagtaaagaaaattaaagaaattgcattatttaatggttacaaaatttgaaatgattgacaacatgataaaaaagaaaaagaaaattattgaaagaaattctagaacaactccctatcaaactaaatgcaaagaacctgaaaaatggatatctgtgtcttacaacaatttaactacagaaattgctaaaagttttaaaaacacatgccagtattaatgtatcctcaaattccaaaataaaactaaaaaacatattaggaaatccaaagaataaaatagacgatgaagaaaaatctggaatctatcaaattaattgtgacaactgtgatttaaaatatattggccaaacaaaaaggaaaataaaaaagagagtaaaggaacattaaagcatgtctgaagtatcagcaagaggaaagatcggccatggcgaaacatgcactccatactggacactgcttttcacaagtcaaattattaaaagaaatcaatgacaacaaattcctcgatgcttacgaaactatttttatgcagaagaaccaaaattatttagtaaataatgaacctggacctctacaaaattcaccgttactgcctttaatctaattaaatattaatttttatatatacagtagacacATGCTTCCTGgccttttaaaaatcttatctctttgtatttttcaagacatatgtttttatttaaatctaaattgtttttattattgatttacttttatttcagttatgtgggtctgacgatgtgttctttgagcacgaaaggcctcacaaaaataaaaatctttcatttattggagtgtttgattatatattaagcatttagtttccaaataagaagaagctggtaaaagtATTGCATCAAGATGTTTTCTAGTGCTCTGGAAcctatttaaaaaccataatttcTCATTACGAAACATGCGTTTACTCATAGAACCAACTTCAAGATATAGCGAAGATACAACAAAATGGGACATGGGACCCAACAATTTATCAAAGTTCTAAAAAGTGACTTCAAGCCAATCAGAAACAAGATACCTTAACTAACGATCCTTTAGGTGTAGTGTGCAACTATCACCCATAGCCGGAGAAAAACTGTGAAACAGACACTGTATGTAAGTCAACCAGGCTTGGGACAGAGATATGAACCAAGgagtttaaaataagaatttgcaGTTAATCCATTTTTGGGCATTTATTCACATTATACCACTAGTAACAAAATTGGTCACCACAGCCTGTGTGAGATGAAATTTCATTGATATGGCAACTTTAGTACAGTATTTGATCTGCATATATTTCACTTGAAAATAGAATCAGAAATTTTGGATCAGGAAAAATTGGGActttgaaaaaagattttgagtGGTCAACGTGTTAAAATTTATCggtattaaacagttttttttcacgTGTTACTTCAAGAGGTTATGTTTAGTATTAAACTCtacttttgtaagtaaatttatttgtagttgtattttttaaattatagtaaaatatttgtttatttttacattttgacaaaacaataactattttgaaAGTGGAAACCACACAATTGCTTCCATCCATGTTAACTGAATGCCACTGTGGAAATTATAATGTATTCCCATccagtttttatttctattgagGGCCAATGGTTTACGAGGGAGAGAGGCCCCTTAGTCATTGAAGATTAGAATCAACTAACAGCATTGCATAGGAAACTGTGCATAGTTGTCGTACATTGGGAATACTGTCTACTACAGTataatactttttcaaataaattattgaaattaaactgcaaaggcattataaaaacacacacattacTAGCTAGTAAAAGATGCACGagagattattttgtaaaaaatgaggTAAAAATGTGTTCATAAAAAAGAATAGTAACAGCTGCTAATTAATCAAACACTTTGAATTTTAATCTATCCATCATAAATTgattatacatttattgaaacaaaaaacctaaaaatgttGAAGGATTTAATGGAGCCCAATTCAGAGACGATGGTGTTGACTGTGCTGAGGAGTCTGGACTGGGAGAGTGAGGAGACAGCAGCCTACACGGTCCAGTGTCTCACCAAGGCTTTCAATATTGGTTATTCTCGTATTCGAGCTCTAGCCAGCGTCGTTTCCATGCTGACAGACTATCAGGTATGTATTAAAGACCAGCAGtacattgtaattgttttaatgatttttgtgcCTGTAGCGGTATTGctaaaaagttattgtttcaacaaaatctgtatttatttgGTGATATTTCGTATATTTGctaactataattttttactgtttatttttagtagcTCTACACTAATTGGTTTTTGTTGATTTGTGTAAAAAGTTGTATGTGATATATTCGAAATTGTGCTGACACACAAAACAACAGCTTGTTTGGAACTGTATATGTTGCTCTGGCAGTATGAGTgtacaaacatattattttagcGTTATTAAAATAGCCTAATTTCTTATTAGATCCTCGTATATTTATAAGCTTGTGTTTTTCAGTGTTGTCTAAAGAAAGTGATTGCTCTATGTTTTAGGAGGAGGGCGTCTGTTGTGTGGTAGATGGAGTTCTAGAAGACATCCGTCTTGGTATGGAAGTGAACAAAGCTTCAATGAACCAGAGGCGAGTTGCCATGATCAAGTATTTGGGCGAGCTGTACAATTACCGGCTGCTGGACACTGCAGATATACTCAGGGTAACTACATGAGAGAGTAGAAGTATTGGCCGATTCTGATTGTACAGTTGTACGATTGCTGATTGTAATCTTGTTCACAGGTGTTGTACTCCATGTTATCATTTGAGATGGTACAGGAACAGTCCAAGGTTGTTTGTGTTGATCCTCCGACCAGTATCATCCCGGTTTACATCTTATACTGCTGTTGTTGAATACTTGTGCCTTCCCTCTCTCCAACCAAGAGATCTACAACaaactcaaatatttttgtaCCTACTTCCAGGTTAGTTTTTATCATGTCATCAATATTGTTTTAGCAATATAACTTTATTTGTGGTGATCACTAACCTGAGTGTTAATCATGTCCATGAGAGGCCCCAGGAAATATAGGGCACTATTTTGGTGCTTCGCAGGAGCCTTTTGTagaattcattttataatttttcattaatatatatgtataatatacatcatacaattaagttttcttgttaaagaataattaatttatctgCCTGTGTAACTATAAAACtgatcaaaagttttttttttgtaatagtgtCTGAAATCTGAACGTGATATGTAATTgaatcggtttttttttaaaagggcgtaagtcaagaaatgaaaacttttggaaaaactaaaaaagaactgtGTAGGTAAAAGATTATGTAACaaaagttggtttttattttattatactataaagTATAAGATTTAGaggtatttttacaaagtttcattAGTGAACGGTAAAAAACAAAcgtaatttgaaaaaatatcgccttttaaaaaaaaatcaaatctctTTGATAGAATGATTACAAGATATTTCATGAATAATAGGCATTTATTTACATAGCaaagtacaaaaatgtacatGAAATTAACAATGTgtgtcctttatttaaaaaatagtaactaacaagtttaaataattaatgtagaaAACCATCAAAAAGTTTAATCAAGTTCTGTTTGTTCTAATTCAAAATCACTATCAACCACATTATGTTCACAGTCAATAGTTGGCCAGTTGTAAATTCTTCATAAAACAGTGAGTGCTCCTGTGGAATGTAACTTCTTAGCTTCTTTATGTCCTCTatcttaggtttttttttttatcggtACTCGGTTTTCTGGATATGCCAAATTGGCTGGGGGACAAACTGCTTCTTTTGTCTTTGACATTAAGAATGTATGCGATACAATTCCATTAATATTTGGATAAGCTTTGATACATCCTTTGCTGTCACTGTTGTACTCAAACATGAACAGAGAGCTAATCTGAAATGAACAccttgtttctttttttgtttgttttgccttTTGTTTCTTGCGAAACACatgactttttgtaaaatatccccTGCCACTTCTTAAAGTCAAACACAACATCAGATGACACTTCATGACTGTAAATTTGTCAAAGCGTGAGGAACACTGCCAAAATGATTTGTGTTATCTCATGAACAGTAAAGATTCGGTCATTTTTCTTCAGGGCCTTGAAATGATCCCAAAATCCCTATCACAGGGAAGAAAACTGACCACGTAAGGGAAAGTATTGAGTCACTTTCCTAATCTCCGAGTCTGTTAGATTACAGACACAATCTTGACAGGGCCTGATTTTTGTTCTGTCCAGAACAATTATCACTAAACAGTCGAAGTTCAGTATACTGATCAGACACCGACTTTAAGTACTCATTGAGGAAAGAACAAACTTcattaggggtttttttttgccACTTCCTTCatggtacaaaaatattgttgtctTGTTGTCTTTTAGCGTTGTGTATCCCAAAAAACATTAACTGATATCTGCCTCATGTAATAGAGCTCTTGAACCGGAAATTTTGGAATTGAAATTGAGATGTCTTCATGTAGTCAAAGCGGCTAGGGATAACAcgtgttttttcatattttacccTCTTCTGATTGCTCATGTTGTAAAGCtgagtaaaattttttacttttggctTTATGGACAAGCAGTTTCAGCAACTGCTGCTCTTTTTCGCCACATCATTCAAGTttggagattttattttaatatttgagacGCTTCCTCACCAAGTGCTACATACATCCACTTGTGGGCAAACCAAATGGATAGTTAAAATTATCATGGTAATATTGCCAAAAGAAACTTAGGCTAACCTTAGGTATAACTTGCGGATGTTTTTCTTGATACATTTgccacattttttttaatgttcaggtCTGCAGacaagtagtattttttttttgccACAATAATGTGTTTCTTTGAGTGGAAAAGATTGTATGTGCTCATGCACTAAATGATAGATTTCGACAGGTAAAGCATGGCTGACAACTTTACCTCTTTTGTCCTCAGGAGTTTTGCCATAGAAGTTTTAGATTTCTAATCCTCCAAACTCGTTTCTCACTAATGGAGAACACGgataaaaaagctttgaaacatACTTCTTTCCGTGTAACTCCTACCATAAGATGATAAGAAAATGAAGCATTTTTCTTTCCTCTGTTCACGACGTCTTCTCTAGGCCGTCTTTGTTGCACATCTACAGCGTTCAATTAATCCTTGGATATACAAGTCTTGCTTCATTTTTGGAAGGAATGTCATAAAATCTTTGGAATACATAAAGACAGTCTTCCTCACCgaggttttttaaacatttgttggcACATCTGTAACAACATACAAGAACTGTAGGCTACAATACTTAACCATGACAAAGAAAACCTGTAGTCCTATtcataaacataacctaacaaTCTAGGTAAAACTCATCATGATAGGTAAGAAAGAAAGCATTAGTGAGGTATGCCataattgagtttttaatttgtttttaaagtttgatttgtgataattaaacaacttaaacattttatttagctTACCTGCAATCAAATTGTGGTTTCTTGGCTGGCACTTCTTTCCCCTTATGGCTGACATAAGATTGTCCCTTTACTCGAGCctctttaacaatatttagtttgtaattagaTGGATCTCGACGTTTCCTCTTACGAGGACTCTTCCAATCACAACATCATTCATCATCTGCTTGTAATGAAAGatacaaaatatctcaagaaagtaAGGTtagaaaacacaaacaaacacgTCTTCATTAAGAATGAAGATGTAATGATGAAACAGCTGgcgtgtttcaattttttttgaaaagggcGTAAGTCAAGCATACACACAGCAGCTTTAAAGGTTTGCAGCTGACTTAcgcctgtttaaaaaaaaatcttaatactgacttacgcccttttaaaCTGAATCAgaattttcaagtatttttttctaCCATAAATGATAACGATACAAACGCCCTTTTAATGAAAATCAATGTATCTAGTAGTATAGAgttcgaaaaaaattaaaagtggaaatCGGAAAAAATGATGACTTacgccctttttaaaaaaaaaaaaaccgattcaaTTATGATGATAGACTTCGCATATTCTATTACCGTAAACTTTTCtagtttataagtataatatttaagtaatttttatgacaCTACTGGTGTATACAAAATAGATATTTAGTGAATGAAGAGATTTTCAGTTAAATTCTAGACCATGCTAAATGACCCTACATATTTCACACAAAATATCTCTTGTAATATTCCTTACTATCCTTGTATTCTTCCAATTTTGGTTTTTCTACTGTACTAAGGTTAATTTTGCTTACCCTGTCTATTACTTTAGATtgattaatatcttaaaaacaacaaGTTGCATTTAACTGAGTCTGTAAATTTGTTGTCAAGCCATGTACCATAGAATTCcttatctatttattaaatagaaatgGATCCACAAGTTTTGCTAAGCTCTTCAATTCAGAAACATATGCATATACAGACTCACCTAGGAGCAATCGCGTTAATATGAACTGCTCAGaagtttgaaaactattttcAGAAAATGGTTTTTAAAGAGTCTGAGTCAAAGCTTGGTAATTTCTCTTAACATCAGAAATATAAACTGCAGAATGAAGCTCCAccaacaaaaaataatgaaagaatttattctaattcttattcttattctactAATTCATAATTTCCTGTAAATTGTATTCTGATTTTAACTTCTTTAACTCTTCAGAGAAATCTCATTGCCATCGTACTGTGCGattaaatcttaaaatcttaATCTTGACATCTTAATTACTGCTGAAATAGCTTTTGACAAAATTACACAAACTAGATAATATTtcttcgtttaaagtttgttattgatgatggatgaaGTGCTAATACTACATTTCATATCACtataaatagaaaatagaaacacaaaaatagaacactacatttcgaggattgaaatttcCCTCTTCCTTAGATGACAAataccataataaataaaattaaacacgcACAAGAAAATCATGTATTAGGCTATTTGACATCTGAGGAAGAGGATAGAATTCAATACTCGCAACATAGTGCTCTGTTTTTGTAACATACATCAATAGATAATCTTATTAatctttcttatatttttcacCTTTTAACCAAATTAAGTGATGAGAAACTAAATACATAAACCACAATGATTGCTCTGAACtctgaaaaatacaatattttgaaaagaaaaaagttgatCATAGTGAAATATAACCATAATATTGAAGAActacattgaaattttttttagctttGCAAAATAAATCAAACGTTTTACTTcgataaataagatttttaatagatTCTATAAGTTTGGTAAAACATAGGACAGAAATATGGTCTTTGATATGTATAAGAATAGACAAAACTTAAATTGTAATGTCCATTTTCACAGTAACTTATTTTTCTGTTCTGAAAATACTACTTTCAGCcataacaattattgtttgaaaaggttgttttttaaattgattattataGAAATGCAATGTAGTCTTATATATACACAACATACACAACCAACATAGACATTCCAGGTAGTGTAGAAATGCCAAAAACACAGCATTTACGAAGTAGAGAGAGAAATATTGTACCAGTTTCATTACTGTATAGAAGAAATTGGTTTCGGTTAcatgaattaaaagattttacatGACCAAAATATTTGAGGATGCTTGAATCTGTATTTCTATTATAGCGGCTAAGAATAGAAAAATGAATGTTTCATTTGTACATAATAAGTATGGAGTAGAAACAATATATTGATCTCTCTTACAAATGTGCAGATGTAGTTAATTCTCAAAATAGTCGacaaatattacatacatttgttAGTTACATTCTCTTAGAATTTgaaaaggaataatttaaattgatacaaTGTTGTGAATGTTGTTACAGCATTATTACTGGATGAAAAGATCTTCTCCAATGTGGTCGGAAGAGAGACCATTTCCCACCGACTTGATCTACCGGTTTGAAgatgttatattttcaatatgttcTGAATTTACTTTAGCTAAAGACCTTGAAGAAGCAAATGATTTTGTTACGGATACAAACATTAAACTCTGTTCTGAAATGGCTCGGATTAATCCAGTAAGTGtttcaataataatgtttgatACAACAATTACTACTTTAAGCTGAAcgtgtttgtttatacattttattcagtACTAAAATAGTTACAGTTTATGAATAGAAATATCCAGAATAGGACTGTTTAGGACTAAGCTTGTTTGGCAAATTACGTATCATTTTTTCCACTTGCAAACATTGTTCAACCAGTTCCAAATTCAGTGCAGTCTGAGGGTTGTATGGTCTTAGAATAATACAAGAGTAACCCAGAATAGTACTGTTAGGACTGTGATTGCTTGGCACATTTGATTCCATTTCTTCCAGTTGCCAAGCATCGTCCAACCAGTTCCAAGTTCAATGCAGTTTGAAGGTAGTGTGATCACAATCAAatcttttttcaaacaatttttcttcttattttttgtCATGTTGAATGGTTTCTTGTACTTTACTGCTTTCAAATTTCCCAAACTTTATCATTTAGTATTTCTCCTTTTTTGGGACAAAAGGAATATGATATAAAAGAGCCTTCCGGTTTCATGTACAAAATGCttgataagtaataaataaacgtattgcTTGCTGTGGTACATAATGTTTAGACATAGATACAACTACTTTTCTTCCGTAGTAGAAAACTGTACAAGTTACAGCTCAGTTTACAGTTCATAATGTGGAAAAAAATTGAACAGGAAGTGAAATTGGTTTCACAAAAAGATTTACGGTTTGGTTTtgtttctcttaggacaaaaagcttaGATTTGCGTCTTGTTCTATAAAGACCTATatgctgcttctggagtgacaagatattctggatgggtaaggttgggggtaaggaccacctcctattgagatccacgaggaagaatttagggcacttatctcaagtcatgtcccctcggaagaagggaaaagcagctctgaaccagcctctccagtcaaagtaggctgGCAAACTTTCCCTTATGTCTATGCTGGCAAGAACTTTTTGATACCTAGGGCAtaactccaccaactccaacagtcatcttccacagtagactagacctatcgaagtacccttgcggttagtgatgtgccattcctggacatccataaggttgctcatATGTAAGTGACACAggtttttgctgtgcctagtGGTTGTTTTTCTAGTGGATAATGCGATATGGTATTATCGCATCTAAGAAAATTTGACAGGGTGACACATATTTTTGaggaatgtaatataatataaaaatctgtacAGATATGAATTTAATGAGTATTCTCGAAATACACCCCTGTcttctaaatttacaattaaaactgaaaacctgAACAAGGAAATGGctagaaaacagtttatttatttatttacattctgttGTACATTATCATAGAGATAAGAACAAGGGTCATGGAAGTCTAGTATGGAATATTTTGTcaagttaatataaaactgtttcactgcTGACATTCATTGTTATTAGTCCCACTCATAAAATTCTTTCAGTTGGTTAAAAACGGATGCTCCAGTAACCAGTTCTTCAGTCTTCGTACAAACTGCTGTTTTTCAGTCTTTCTAAGGTGTTCTGGGAGGGCGTTCCATAACTTTGCTCCTGCGTAGGTAGGTTTCTTCTCTGTCATAGTGAGTCGGTGTACTGGGAGTTGGTGGCATGCCTAGTATTGTAATTGTGATATTGTGCTCCGGTTCTTGCTACTTCAGGTGACTTAATATGGAGAAAGGTGAtagtttccaagatgtagagattGACAACGGTGAGAATTCTTAGATCTTTAAATGGATGCCTGCAGGATTCCCTTTGCTGGAGGTTGCTAAGAATTCTGATTGCTCTCTTCTGATGGACTACGAGACGTTGCATGTTATTCGCTGAGGTGCCTCCCCAGGCAGCAATCCCATATCGAAGGTGACTTTCATATAGGGCGTGGTAAGCAGTCTTGGCTGTTGCTGTGTCACATGTACTTTTTATCCTGCGAATTACATATAATGCTGTGCTCAACTTTTTGCACAGAGAGTCTATGTGGTCTGTCCATGTAAGGCGGTCGTCAATTATTATGCCCAGGTACTTTGAAGTGTCTGTTAACTCCAGCTCTGGTAGTCTCCCTGCAATTTCCTTGTGTCTTCCTAGAACcagctgtttagttttattttcatttacgaCAAGGTCATTTCCATGACTATATTGAAAAGCCATATTCAGAGCAGTGTAAGCAGCTATTTCAAGTTGATCtggttcttttttacctagtagGAGCactgtatcgtctgcatacatcagCGTTTGTCCgagattttgcatgaagctaTGTAGgtcatttgtgtataaaaatgtataagaccGGTCCTaatacagagccttgaggtacacCACGCGTGATGGGCTGTGGTACTGACTTTATTTGACGTGTTTAAATTGTTTGAGGTGTGAGTTTATTTCTACCATTTGGTTTCGTCCTGTCAGGTAACTTTT
The nucleotide sequence above comes from Homalodisca vitripennis isolate AUS2020 unplaced genomic scaffold, UT_GWSS_2.1 ScUCBcl_6443;HRSCAF=13659, whole genome shotgun sequence. Encoded proteins:
- the LOC124373807 gene encoding regulator of nonsense transcripts 2-like, whose translation is MVCCLLETCGCVLYAASDTHLSIKYYLEQMMRLKTIMALDSRYVILIENAYYHILPPENTVLQPPVQLTPLQHYISKTIYSDLMEPNSETMVLTVLRSLDWESEETAAYTVQCLTKAFNIGYSRIRALASVVSMLTDYQEEGVCCVVDGVLEDIRLGMEVNKASMNQRRVAMIKYLGELYNYRLLDTADILRVLYSMLSFEMVQEQSKVVCVDPPTSIIPVYILYCCC